A stretch of DNA from Glycine max cultivar Williams 82 chromosome 18, Glycine_max_v4.0, whole genome shotgun sequence:
TGtagaaaatagtaaattaaattattgaaaattaaatcaagcaagaaaaagaattaaaaatgaatttaatttaattaattaaagataaaaaagatgagaaaatccaATAATATTGTAGAAGAAAATTCAGAAGATGATAATGTTGAGAACTTGGCCTACCAGAATTATtccttgatgtaatgttaattatttttctctatttataattatttcaatttagacATGCATTTGCTAATACACTCTAACTTTAGTCCCCTGCATGaaagagtttaatttatttattttctctcccaaatcctTTTATAGAGCTAagtaaattgcattaaaaaTAGAGATGTATAACAGACTAAAACAAATAACGTCATGTAAATGGATGATCAAACcacaagtaataatattaagcataagaaaggataatgcaaaagtaatattcataaataggtAGGAAGATAAATTACATCAAGACTAGTTGACTGTCAAGTTCCTAATAAAGGGGATTtaacctctcattgtcatggagactgaaaatatttagtaaaagggaaaaagataaaaaaaaaaagaaatggaggGAAGAGATGACTCTGATTGCTTGTTTCTCCTAATTGGAATTTTTGTGTGTcttctccttcttttcttttcttcttttataggtgtaAATTAACGGACGTCTGAATTAGTCTGATTATCTTAATTAGTCattatttccttaattagccttctttccttaattattatgtttttcttaattaatcattctttcctcaattagtttgttttccttaattattcatGTATTTCTaggctttattttactcactaaaCTTCACAAatccatcacttttaatattttctgcacaaaaatttaaatgatgttaatttaacaattatttgctcaaaaaggaaaaattataaaaaaaaaattacaaattcttatataatttaatccaaAAATATGCTCATAATTAAAAGTTATCAAACCCCAAGATTCTCACTAACTCCACCAAGGCCAAAAGGTACCTGAAAATGGgcccaaaatataaatatgggtTGAACTGATTTGATGTCACCAACCCACAAATAGCATGTTTGGTTCACAACTAATCAGTTGAGTTATTGTTTTGATAATAATTGGCCGAATCAAATAAAGTTAAACCAGTCCACAATACATATATGATCCAATAGCAAGCTTAGGTTGGTCATGTGACTGTTTTTCAGTCAAGCCGATCGAACCACTAAAGTGAGTTTTGTCTCTTTCAGTAAAGTATTTTCTATACGCATGATCAAGGAATTAAATCCCTATTAACATAAATTCATTTATCTACCAATTGTGCTAGATCTTGTTGGTTTGTGaagaataaaaatcataaacataAGAAAGGtagaaaacataaatttttggaagtaacattgtaattgattgattaaaagaTACAAATGATACTATATGAGTGATAAGTGTTATGCATACGTAAATAATATACTAACATCACATAGCAATTATCtaactattttctatttttactacTTATTTTGTGTAAAACAATAGGAACTTAACTTCTTTTGAATTTTATCTAGAAGATGctaaaattaagtaaataacactaattttggttgaatttttgTTGTAGGAAGTAACAGAGAAATGAAAAAGCTTATGAAGAATTGACAGTCTCACTCAGCACGATAGTCTCACTCAATGAGTTGGAGTCGCTCAACGTGAAAGAAGCCGCTTAGCGCAAGGAAGTTTCATTGGAAGACAACTTTAATCCACACTCATCATCAATCTCACCTTTCGAGCGTTTGTCTTCTCTCCTTATATACTTTGTTATTAAGTCTcacatttattttgttaaatattgttttttgatGCACAAAATTCTGTTTTTCATTCATTAATTGcttgataattatatatatatatatatatatatatatatatatatatatatatataaaactctgAGTACAAGcataaaatcattcaaatacaATACTCGATCTTATCGTTTTATATTACTTATGCAACTTGGTATACTTGTCAAGGAAACAATAAGCTATATATTTATGActtatttgaattatatatattactaacaaactaacaactCACTGATGaggtcaaagaaaaaaaaaatccactaaTATTCTTACAAACTAATTGCTCCTAACAAATACTAAagattattaaataaacaatgttaatattatatataccaataatatcaaaataatatgaataaattaaatattggtAAATAGAGAGTAATAAACGTATActagtaatattaaaatattactattaataaatacaattaaaaataaattattatatatttattgaatattaataatattaaattttacaagaataaatatgttctactactaataaataaataatatattgataatagaatttaaatataaaagacCAAAATTACACAACTATAATATTTGAGAGacacaaaatacaattaaatcaaGTTAGCCCGTAAAAATTCTTTACATTGCATGTAATATTTACTTACAGTTTTATCTCAATCATTAATGGAGAACCTGCTAAATATTAATTCTCTTTAATGCATGCATTTGAATGTACTGACTGATGAGGCCACCAGCCATAGACGTTACCATTTTCCTTTGTCTATATAACATTCCATCGGAGTGAGGATCCTTTTCACTTGCAGTTTCCATTTGTTAAGATGGAGcaagaaatggaaaagagaaatgTAGTCAGaattgaagaaaatgaagagaaatgGGTGCATGATGCATCTGTGGATTATAAAGGCAGAGTTCCTCTCCGTGCTTCCACTGGTGTATGGAAAGCCTCCCTCTTTGTCCTCAGTAAGATACCTTCACATAGGTTTAGTTTTGTGTATCAACATTTTATTTCAAGCTAGCTTGCAACTGCGGTTacagaaagtaaaaataaaaaataaaaaaacaaaaaaatcatttcaacacTGCTTCATAGTTCATTTATAGCTTTATCttcatcataaattaataaattgtgttcaagcatgtaaaaaaaaaagctgcaCCTACTGGAAGATTTAGATTTTTATTGGCCACCCATATGAACAATTCAAGGGGAAAATTAGTAACCAGTTTTCAGCAAAAAGAGTGTTAACATACACTGATATACGGTAACAGCCAAAAGAGTCAAAGCTAAGGTGCATTCCAAAActagagaaaaatataatttcctcTGTACAGTTTTAggaattttttcatatatatttattggttATTGGTTGTAGTCATAAAAATGTGTTATAAACATGTTTGATTAATATGAGCACAATATAACTTGGGGATTCCGTTTCATTTTGGAACAGCAATTGAACTTAGTGAAAGAGTAAGCTACTTTGGGATAGCCACTAATCTTATCTCGTACCTGACTAAAGTGATGCATGAAGACCTTCAAACAGCGGCCAAGAGTGTAAACTACTGGTCAGGAACAACAACCCTGATGCCTCTTGTTGGGGGATTTGTTGCTGATGCCTACACTGGCAGATTTTATATGATACTGTTTTCTTCATTTGTATACCTCATGGTAAATCTACTATATTCACCCCCTAATGAATGCCTACACATTTTATTATAACTTAGCAACTTATCCTTTTACACCTCATATAGCCAATGTTTGATCAATTTGACACGGTCAAATTATTCACACACCTCAGGctggatttttattttcaatttgtttatataattattttatggtTTAAGTAAGTTTTTATATCAAATACATACTTTTCTCTGGTGCTCATTTTTTATTATCCAATATTTGTCCTTGTCCCTTTTCCATGTCTTGCTCCTGCATTATAAAGAGGTATTGACTTGGATCTTGAAACTTTCAGGTGGAATACTTTATACCTCACCGTGATTCAATAAAATCCTTTTATTGGCCgattaaaatactaaataaaaatataatttttacacttattttctaataaatttttattttatattaaatccttaataaaaaaatttttttagtccttgcattttttaaaactttgataaattaccaaattttatgtttattctctaataaattaataaattttattttattttcagctattaacaaataaaaataatttattagaaaacaaacGTAAAATCGTTAATTtataaagaactaaaaataaaattattattttattagacattaatataaaataaaaatttattaagaaataaatctaaaaattaaatatttatttaagataaaaaatatatttaattcgtATAATATATATCATTACAAGCACTGATTGTCTGATATACTGTTGCCACGAAAAATAAAGCTCATTTCTTGATGTCAAGCCAGGGATTAAGCCTGCTGACTATGTCTCAATTCATCCCAAGTTTAAAACCATGCAACAATGGGGTATGCCATCGGCCAAGGAAGGTTCATGAAGTGGTTTTCTTCCTTGCCCTTTACTGCATCTCCTTTGGTACTGGAGGATACAAACCATGCTTGGAAAGTTTTGGAGCTGATCAATTTGATGATGATCACTTggaagaaaggaagaagaaaatgtctttttttaattggtgGAATTTCGCTATGTGCTTTGCATTGCTGCTTGGTGCAACAGTGGTTGTTTATGTTCAAGACTTTGTTAGCTGGGGAGTTGCTACTCTTATTGTCACTATTCTTATGACTCTCACTGTCATAGCTTTCTGTATGGGAAAACGTTTTTACAGGTACAGGAGGACAGAAGGAAACCCTTTAACACCAATTTTACAGGTCTTAATTGCGGCAATGAGGAAAAGGAATCTATCTTGTCGTTCAAACCCTGCTTTGTTGCATGAGGTCCCAGAGTCAGAGAGGTCTCAAGGAAGGCTTCTGAGCCACACTAACAGGCTCAGGTATCTATCACACATGGACCTTGTCAGATTGacactaatatttttattgatacaaTTTAATggaataaataatacaaaagatgttttacattatcattcaatcataaattatcatatgataagttattgatatatttttaaaataaatatcttaaaaattaatctaaacATGACTTTTTAATGGTTTATAGCTCTTGCATAAAAACCTTTACACTAAAAGTACATgcgtattaaattaaattaatgcaaATCAATTCAATGAATAGGTTTCTTGACAAGGCTGCAATAATTGAAGAGAAACGTATCGAACAGAAGTACAATCCATGGAGATTAGCAACAGTGACAAGAGTGGAGGAAACAAAACTTGTTCTAAATATAATTCCCATATGGCTAACTTCATTAACAGTTGGAGTAACCGTGGGACAAGGACAGAcactctttgtcaaacaagcaGCCGCTACCAACTTAAAGATAAGCCACAGTTTCAAAATCCCACCAGCTTCCATGGCCTCTGTTACAGCAGTTGGTACCTTAATAGCTGTCCCAATATATGATAGGATTACTGTTCCAATTATGAGGAAATTCACTGGCAATGAAAGAGGCATCAGCATCCTTAGGAGGATCAGCATTGGCATGGCATTATCTGTCATAGTCATGGTTGTTGCTGCCTTAGTAGAAGGAAAGAGACTAAGAATGGCTACACATGAAGTCCTCACTGTAGGGGAAACTAGGCATGAGACTATGAGTGTGGTGTGGTTGATACCCCAATACTTGATTCTTGGCGTTGGAGATTCATTTTCTCTAGTTGGCTTGCAAGAGTATTTCTATAGCCAAGTTCCTGACTCGATGAGAAGCTTAGGAATGGCTTTGTATCTTAGTGTGCTTGGAGTAGGATTCTTCTTAAGCAGCTTTCTAATCATCATTGTGGACCGTGTCACGGGGAAAACTGGCAATAGTTGGATTGGGAAGGACATAAATTCAAGTCGTTTGGATAGGTTTTATTGGATGTTGGCTGTGATTAATGCTTTGGTTTTGTGTGTCTTTCTCTTGGTGATAAAAAGGTACACTTATAAGGCCGTTCAGAGAAGAGCTATTGAAACTGATTGTTGCAAGAGTGATGGGGTGGAGATGGTAGCTTGATGAGAGCTACTATGTCTGTGTTTTGGTGGTAGGTGGAGATGCGGTAACGGGAACAGATGTTGGGACCGGTAATTCAAACATGCTCTTGTACCTCTCACTACTATATTTTCAGCTGAACAAAATGTCGTAGGTTACCCATAGTAGGGCTAAGTAAATAATAGCATAAATAAGTGTAGATGACTTCCTGTTTTGTCATATTAGTTAGAAGATATATCctcttaattaaatttcttaaccGTGGGAAGAATTCTGCAATTGGAGTTAAATAAACAAACATTTCTTCTGTTGTTTCATTTGCAGTGTAGTGCGTAAAAATGGatatgtttgtttaaatttaaaaaacaattgtgaaataaatacttttaaaataagttcttttattaaataattaaatagaattttcttcttaaaataagcaaaaattcttttttttttaagcagaaGCCGttcaaataaacataaaaaaggtaCCAACTCGTGTATtctaattatattattgaattctaaaaataatatgtgctttaaatttatgtaaatgTTGTGATTTTATTTAGTGATGTCGAAAAGTTTCACACGTCGGGTGTTTAACTGTCCAATCTGCATAACCCAATCTGTGTAACCAACTAATCTGACGAGTACTCAAATGGCAGGTTGGGTTGACTAGTTAGATTAACTCCtcttttgtattatatttttaaatatacttaGGTACTATATCTCATGGAATTTTATAGCTCGTGGACTAAATTAAAGTTCACTCTTTAAAgtggataaataatttattatagcttcattaattttgttttgtttaaaattgtaaaaccaTGTGAaggattttttgttgttgtaataattagaatttaaaataaatgaacatGGTAGCTTAAAGTTTATGTTCATCTCTTAAGTATCAACAATTAAATTGATTCCTTAATTTACTGATTTTAatgttttagaatatttttttctttttaattatatcttttttatcagtctttttaattatatctgatcataaaatttaaagaaaaaaattaagatgaaaagaatgattacaatttttataataatttcttaataaattgATAGGTCAACCCAACTTATCTCAGATTATGTTGAATTGGAATTTTTTACACAGTAAAAATATGATTCTAACTTAATCCAACTCATTTTTTATGGATCAAGGATGAATTAGATTGGATTGGCTCGTTTGAGGTCTCAAATTTAATTGGGGTAATTACTTATGTACTTCTCATCTTGTTTCTTACgctaaatgtaaaattaaatttcaggttttcttttgtaatgtaaatttttatattttgaaaaattatttcagaatgtaattttacatttcagAGTAAATGTTCtggaaacttaaaaaaaatgcaggaaGTAACATTGGAGCTGCACAGGAAGCAAGTGTCTCTGATTGGGAGGAAGAACATAAGGTTCATCCACTTGGAGAGAGACATGAGAATCTCTTGTAATAAGCCACAATATTTTAATGCAACTAAGTGCAAAAGTCGCAGTGCTAAACTGTGAAGCACCTCACACTGCACCAAGGTTACCTGCTTAATTTAGTTGCCCTGACTCTTTACAATTTACAAAGCCACATATTTGATTGTacaattttagtgaaaaatatgGGAACCCACTGATCGAAATCAAAAGTTATTTttggagtaattttttttacgctaaatatattttcttccaaATCGTTAACTCAAAATGAATTAGTCTCTTATTAttggaagaaaatatatttaacgtacattaaaaaaatgacctaaaatatatattttttctataaaatataaatttatataaatacgtcattttattacattttatatttcattaacttgtttatcaaacatttttaaGCGTTTGTCTATCGAATTCTGCTGTAGAGATTGTCATTTGAATGAACAAATTACTAGCTCACTCAATATTAAGTTTGATTATAAAAACTTACACTTCATTATATTGTAGGATCTCTTTCAACAAGCTGATAGTGCATAATTAACCAAGCGAAGGTAACAATTCTCATTCCTACATTCATTTCAACACATTCTCATTTCCTTTGTCTATGTAACAGACCCTCCCTGGGAAAACTCTCTTGGCATTGTAAAAATAGAGCAAGAAATGGAGAAGAGGATGCAAGGTAGAAGTGAGGTAGAGAAATGGGTGCATGATGCATCTGTGTATTATAAGAAAACTTACACTTCCCTTTTTGTTCTTAGTAAGAAATTTACAAGAGTTTTATGCATCATCATTTTATTTCCAGAACAAagtaaaaaacttaattaagcagtatttatttttagtagTTATCTTGTAACCTTCAttctcattaaaaatatatattaaaatgtgtTGACACATGTCAAATAACAACTACCAActctttaaaagatttaaattattaatggcTATTGGCTAACCATATTCCTCAAACAATTCAAAGCAGAAGTTTGAATTTCTGCATGATGAGATGTTCATATATAGGTTTTGGTCATAAAATAAGATTATCTCTTATGAATTatacatgtaaaaattaaaagtaaattcgTTAACcagttttaattataaaaaaagtgttcATATAAGAAATTATTAGGTAATGTTGAACTACTACGTGTGTATGGTGCTTATCAATTTCTATGTGATACATATTGGTTACAGAAAATAAGTAATAATATTTCATTATGTGTTATGTGAAGATTAGTCGAACCCATGATAGtccaacattaacaaataatttctcGTGTTCATCGAGTGTATCCAGTAGAAACTGTCAAATGATCTTGAAAGTAAAGGTGCATTGCATTCCAAAACTAgagaaaatcaaatttccatCTTTACAGCTTGGTACTCCACACAATTTTAGCGTAATTAAACTGTCTTCTTATTTATTGGAGTTAGGGAGTAgtcataaattaaattgtataaCATACATATGTATTTAATTGTTGGGTAATCAACGTTCcctcaaataaaattacttacacacatacacaaaacatcgtgagaacacaacaaagattataccgtaaaaaaaataataacgagTTCAAGAATTTAACGTGGTTCGACATCTCTTGTCTACGTCCATAGAATTGTCTCAAAAGTATTtcattatcataaaataattaaaaaattgtaactcATCCTAAATTTTGTATCACTCTACAAATTCGAATATCCCACTTAATAGTTACAAGAAATTATAACACTCTTACTCAAAGATATTTTTCTCACAACAAAATGACGttgtttcacaatctctctCCTCACACATTCTCTCTTCAGGTGTATCTTTTCCACTAactttcttctctatttatagtgaagattgtcaccaactataataaataaattttcttgaaagttgaaaaaaaaactttcaatgCATCCATTCAAATGAGTTTCATCTAGTGAACTGCAATCTTTCACTTTGCATTTAAACCACCTAAACCTTAGTGGTAAAAATTCAATTCCCACTATGCATTAAatgcaccttatcttttggcttgaaaCTCTACAATATTCCTCCTCGagcaaaaagagaaatatttttcGATCAATTTGAAAGAGAACAAACTCCCCCTCCAAATGGTGTATCTCCTAACACTTCTACAACATTTGaaaacttcattttcttcttcactttgctATCATGATTCCTCTTCCAGGCTTGTCCATCCAAATAGCAAAGGTTACCTTTATTTTTCTGTCATCACAACACCAAGTGTCTCCCCTTGTACACTTTGCATCCCCACTTTGAACCAACATACTTGTACCCTTGTGAAGTTATTTCCctcataaaaatgatattgACAACAACAGAAGGTACAAACCTCACATTTGAGAAAGTTTGAATAGCACCATCATAGAGCTTCATCCTCATGCTCCTTATGCCTTCAACCCTTATTTTTTCACGATTCCCTAACTTGAAATGGTTGAATTCTCCATCGATTTTTAAAGTGTTAAACATCTCCCAGTCTCTACAAATGTGCTTTGAGGTAGTAGAATCCAtcactcattttgttttagCAACCTCATCGCTTGTTGCCGAAAACAAGTTatcttcatcttcaacattttttactaCATTAGCTTAGGAGTTGACACTATTTTTGTTCATATCACTTAATTTCTTCAAGTCATTCTTCATTTGTTTGTACCTCACTTGCACATGATCATTCTCACGGCAATAGTAACATTGCATGTTACTTATATATATCTCGTTGCGGATGCGATTGCGATTTTGATCTTCCTCTTAGTCCATCATGTCTCCTTGAATGATTCCTTCGTCACTCAAACTCTACCACAACTAGTGCATGCgttcatcatcaacattttttatttttcatcattctCTCTAAGAAAGGTGGTCACCTAATCCAACTTCAAAGTTGATCTTCTCACAAGCAGTGTTTGAACCAAAGCTTTGAAGGACTTTGATAGTAaggccaacaacaacaatgtcTGCTCTTCATCAgtaattttatcatttgcatTCGACAATTAATTTACTGGTTGATTGAACTTGTTGATGTGATCATGAAAATCTCCTTGCATCTCCATTTTGAGTTTATACAACTCCATCTTCAAACAAAGGCGATTGGTTAGCAACTTTGACGCATATATATTTTTGAGCTTCTCCCACAAGACCTTTGGTGTTGTCTCCTTCAACACATTGTGCTCACAACCCTCATTAGGATCTTAATCCACTCAGTTTCATTTATAAAAGCTAGCATTTCATCTTCTAACACCTGATGAAGACCTTGCTACACCAAAAGGTCTTGAATAGTACTttgtcaaataataaaatttattttttcatcaaacAATGGTATCTCGAACCTTTGTGTGCTCCCGACCATAACTCTAATACCACTGTTGGGTAATCAATGTTCCCTCAAACAAAATTACCCACACCAACAAAAGATCATgagaacacaacaaagattacactgtaggaaaaataataacaaacataaGAATTTAGCATAGTTCAAAACTTCTTGCCAACGTCCACGGAATCGTCTCAAAAGTATTTCACTATTacaaaatgattacaagattgtaaccCACCTTAAATTGTGTATCATTGTTCAAACTCGAGTATCACACTCAATAGTtataagaaatgataacactcacacaaagacatttttctctcaacaaagtgactttgtttcacaatctctcttctcacacactctctTTTCATGTGTATATTTTTCGTTAATTATCTTCTCTATTTATTGTGAAGATTATtatcaactataataaataagtttttttaaaagttaaaacaaaaataacttttaatacatctattcaaataagtttcatctagtaaaatataaaattccaCTTTACATTTAAACCATATAAATTAAACCTTAGtggaaaaaattcaattttcactATACATTAAATACAATGCTTTGAACTCTACATCAATTAACATGAGCTTAACTTTGTGATTTTGTTTCAATATATGGAGCAGTATTGAATTTAGTGAAAGGGTAAACTACTTTGCCATAGCCGGTAATCTTGTCACGTACCTGACTAAAGTAATCCATCAAGACCTCAGTACAGCTGCCAAGAGTGTAAACTACTGGTCAGGAACAACAACCCTTATGTTCAAGACTTTGTGTCAATTGGTGAGCTGCTAGTCTCATCCTCACTATTCCCATGGCTCTCACCACCATAGCTTTCTATGCAGGGAGGCCTTTTTATAGGTACAAGCAGCCGGCAGGAAACCCTTTTAGGCCAATTTTACAGGTTTTAGTTGCAGCGATAAGGAAAAGAAATTTTACAGGCTAATTTTAAGTACTTTtcttaaaagtataaattaattaaaaaaatcttataattacagagaaagtattatatataatagtcTGAATGTTAGAATTCAGCTGAGCGAGGTACACGTAGTTGAATTGAgtataaatcaatataaaactttttatgttatagtataaaatatttatgaattttattaataattaatttcaaattcaagattttacttaaaatatttgaGTGAGACTTTAACACAGATCTAAGATATTcaagttaaattaaaagatacatGTACACTTTACGGTACACAAAATATTGATTTGTTAGTTATTGATATGAGAACATTAAACGTGATAAgagtaattcttttttatatgtgAACGTTATAAAACGTGATGGGGAATAAGAATATCGATTCAGttattttttgaaacaaaatcaaaactttCTCCTAGTTATTGTTTATCTAGTGAAAGTTTTTTTCTTGCaatataataattgttatttcCTTGATACATGTAAGGTATCTGATTTTGACTTTAGGGTTATGTGTTTTAAGATTAGATCTTATATATGATACAAGAATAGAtcactacaaataaaaaataaaaaaatacctcttgcaaatttatgaaaataatatgatttcGATTTGGA
This window harbors:
- the LOC100798301 gene encoding protein NRT1/ PTR FAMILY 5.6, with protein sequence MEQEMEKRNVVRIEENEEKWVHDASVDYKGRVPLRASTGVWKASLFVLTIELSERVSYFGIATNLISYLTKVMHEDLQTAAKSVNYWSGTTTLMPLVGGFVADAYTGRFYMILFSSFVYLMGLSLLTMSQFIPSLKPCNNGVCHRPRKVHEVVFFLALYCISFGTGGYKPCLESFGADQFDDDHLEERKKKMSFFNWWNFAMCFALLLGATVVVYVQDFVSWGVATLIVTILMTLTVIAFCMGKRFYRYRRTEGNPLTPILQVLIAAMRKRNLSCRSNPALLHEVPESERSQGRLLSHTNRLRFLDKAAIIEEKRIEQKYNPWRLATVTRVEETKLVLNIIPIWLTSLTVGVTVGQGQTLFVKQAAATNLKISHSFKIPPASMASVTAVGTLIAVPIYDRITVPIMRKFTGNERGISILRRISIGMALSVIVMVVAALVEGKRLRMATHEVLTVGETRHETMSVVWLIPQYLILGVGDSFSLVGLQEYFYSQVPDSMRSLGMALYLSVLGVGFFLSSFLIIIVDRVTGKTGNSWIGKDINSSRLDRFYWMLAVINALVLCVFLLVIKRYTYKAVQRRAIETDCCKSDGVEMVA